Part of the Gammaproteobacteria bacterium genome is shown below.
GCCCCTGGAGTACTACACGAAATTCCCGGACCTCGCGAACACGAACGTCCTGATCCTGGAGCCCATGCTCGCCACCGGCGGATCGTTGTCATGGGCAGTGGACAAGGTCAAGGAACACGGTGCGAGAGACATCACGGCACTCTGTGTCGTCACTGCTCCCGCCGGCGTGGAGCGCATGGAGCGCGATCATCCCGACGTACGCATCGTGGCGGCCTCGCTGGATCGAGACCTCAGCTCCAACTACTTCATCCAACCCGGTCTCGGCGACATGGGCGACCGCCTGTTCGGGACCCTGTGATGTCCCGCTTCACCGACCACGTCACCGAGGCGCTGCAGGACCTCGCTCCAGGCGAGGTCGTCACCTACGGGGAGCTCGCGGCGCAGGCCGGCCACCCCGGCGCTGCGCGCGCTGTCGGCAATATCCTGAGCAACTCAACAGGTTTCCCGTGGTGGAGAGTGGTCACCTCAACCGGCCGGCTCATTCCCAGACACGAGGCCGAGCAGACTCGCAAGCTCGAGGCCGAGGGAGTCACGGTTCGAGATGGACGTGTCGTGACCGGGCCGGCGCTCAACGGAAGAACCCGATGAACACGGTCGAACTCATCCAGCGCAAGCGAGACGGCGCGGCGTTATCGCCGGCAGAGATCACCTGGCTCATCAACCACTACACGGATGGCTCCGTCACCGACTACCAGATGTCGGCGATGACGATGGCGATCTTCTTCAACGGCCTGAACGCCGATGAACTCGCCGCTTGGACCGAAGCGATGCTGCACTCGGGAGATGTTCTCGACCTCGCCACCGTGCCCGGTAGGAAAGTGGACAAGCACTCCACCGGCGGCGTCGGTGACAAGGTCTCGATTCCCCTTGCGCCGATGGTCGCCGCCGCCGGTGTTCGGGTGCCGATGATGAGTGGTCGCGGTCTCGGGCATACGGGCGGCACGCTCGACAAGCTCGAGACGATTCCCGGATTCACGACGCAATTCGATCCAAAGACCTTCGCCGCACTTCTCGCTCGGACCGGCCTCGTCCTGGCCGGCCAGTCGGAGACGCTCGTGCCCGCAGATCGCAAGCTCTACGCGCTCAGGGACGCCACGGGAACCGTCGAGTCGATCCCCCTGATCTCATCGTCGATCATGTCGAAGAAACTCGCCGAGGACCTGGACGGTCTGGTTCTCGATGTGAAAGTCGGCCGCGGTGCATTCATGCGCGACATGGAGCGGGCCCGCCTGCTGGCACGCACGATGATCGGCATCGGAGCAGCCCACGGCGTGCCGGTCGTCGCACTGCTGACCCCGATGCAGCAACCGCTGGGCAGAGAAGTCGGCAACGCTTCGGAGATCGTCGAATCCCTGGCGGTCCTCAGAGGTGAAGGTCCGCAGGACCTGACCGAAATCACGCTTCGCCTCGGAGAGGAGATGCTGATCCTCGGCGGAATCTCCAAGGATCGTCACGAGGCCCGTAGCGCGCTGGAAGCCACCATCTCGAGCGGAAGTGCACTGATGAAGTTCGCCCAGGTGATCGAGGCACAGGGTGGCGATCCGAGAGTCGTCGAGAATCCGGACATCCTGCCGCAGCCGGCGCATCGCACGCACCTTCCCGCCGCCCGGGACGGGGTCGTCACCCGATGCGACGCGTTCAAGATCGGTGTGGGTGCCATGCACCTCGGTGCAGGGAGGGAGCGAAAAGAAGACCGGATCGATCCTGCGGTCGGTGTCACCGTCCTGGCCAAAGAGGGAGATGTGGTCGCTATCGGTGAACCACTCGCAACGGTCGCTTGGAACGATGAAAGGCGTTTGGAGGCAGCGTCCAAACTACTGGCAAGCGCATGGGAAATCGGTGACGAACCTCCGGAACCGATGCCGCACGTCCTCGAGGAGGTTCGCTGATGCAGTACGAGACGATCAAGGCCGCCGCCGCGACGAT
Proteins encoded:
- a CDS encoding 6-O-methylguanine DNA methyltransferase; translation: MSRFTDHVTEALQDLAPGEVVTYGELAAQAGHPGAARAVGNILSNSTGFPWWRVVTSTGRLIPRHEAEQTRKLEAEGVTVRDGRVVTGPALNGRTR
- a CDS encoding thymidine phosphorylase, with amino-acid sequence MNTVELIQRKRDGAALSPAEITWLINHYTDGSVTDYQMSAMTMAIFFNGLNADELAAWTEAMLHSGDVLDLATVPGRKVDKHSTGGVGDKVSIPLAPMVAAAGVRVPMMSGRGLGHTGGTLDKLETIPGFTTQFDPKTFAALLARTGLVLAGQSETLVPADRKLYALRDATGTVESIPLISSSIMSKKLAEDLDGLVLDVKVGRGAFMRDMERARLLARTMIGIGAAHGVPVVALLTPMQQPLGREVGNASEIVESLAVLRGEGPQDLTEITLRLGEEMLILGGISKDRHEARSALEATISSGSALMKFAQVIEAQGGDPRVVENPDILPQPAHRTHLPAARDGVVTRCDAFKIGVGAMHLGAGRERKEDRIDPAVGVTVLAKEGDVVAIGEPLATVAWNDERRLEAASKLLASAWEIGDEPPEPMPHVLEEVR